A part of Gadus morhua chromosome 17, gadMor3.0, whole genome shotgun sequence genomic DNA contains:
- the zgc:158659 gene encoding phosphatidylinositol 4,5-bisphosphate 3-kinase catalytic subunit alpha isoform: protein MVPKPSSGELWGLHLMPPRILVDCCLPNGMLVSLECLREAPLANIKQQLFTEARKYPLYHLLQEESCYIFVGVTQEAEREEFYDEARRLCDLRLFHPILKVIEPLGNREEKILNREIGFAIGMPVCEFELVKDPEVQDFRRSILSVCREAMEEREAGGAPSLALYVYPPNVESSPELPQHIYYKLDKGRLMVTIWVIVSPSNSKQKYTLKVSHDSLPEQLIAESIRKKTRSMHLSAQQLRLCVLEYQGQYILKVCGCDEYLLEKYPLSQYKYIRSCITVGRLPHLMLVSKESLYSQLPESGFVMPSYSRRTPQPSPCPGGDPTSPPRSLWAFNNLLRVRLLCATYVNVNIRDIDKIYVRTGIYHGGEPLCDNVNTQRVPCSNPRWNEWLSYDIYMADIPRSARLCLSICSVKGRKGAKEEHCPLAWGNVNLFDYKDTMVSGKVALSLWPVPHGLEDLLNPIGVAGSNPNKETPCVELEFCWFNQTVVFPDDQQIEEHANWTISRELGLTYCLSVSAAEVEQLQSLCSKDPLYELSEQEKDFLWRHRHYCVNIPESLPKLLLSVKWNSRDEVSQMYCLLKDWPLMQPESALELLDCNFPEPVVREFALRCLLQGLSDDKLSQYLLQLVQVLKYEMYLDNPLARFLIKKALTNQRIGHFFFWHLKSEMHNKTVSRRFGLLLEAFCRSCGMYLKHLNRQVEAMDKLVNLTDTLKQEKKDETQKTQMKFLVEHMSRPDYMDALQGFISPLNPVHQLGNLRLEECRIMSSAKRPLWLNWENPDIMSELLFTNNQVIFKNGDDLRQDMLTLQIIKIMENIWQNQGLDLRMLPYGCLSIGDCVGLIEVVRNSYTIMQIQCKAGLKGALQFNSNTLHHWIKDKNRGEAYDRAIDLFTRSCAGYCVATFILGIGDRHNSNIMVKDNGQLFHIDFGHFLDHKKKKFGYKRERVPFVLTQDFLLVISKGSQECTKTKEFDRFQEMCYKAYLAIRQHASLFINLFSLLLGCGMPELQSFDDIAYLRKTLALEKTQQEALEYFTKQMNDAHHGGWSTKMDWIFHTIRHMPNEH from the exons ATGGTCCCGAAGCCATCATCCGGGGAGCTGTGGGGGCTCCACCTCATGCCCCCACGCATCCTGGTGGACTGCTGCCTCCCCAACG GAATGCTGGTGAGTCTGGAATGTCTACGAGAGGCCCCTCTGGCCAACATCAAACAGCAACTCTTTACTGAAGCCAGGAAGTATCCTCTCTACCATCTCCTTCAG GAGGAGTCGTGCTACATCTTTGTGGGTGTGACCCaggaggcggagagggaggagttTTACGACGAGGCGCGGCGTCTGTGTGACCTCCGCCTCTTCCACCCCATCCTCAAGGTCATCGAGCCCCTGGGGAACCGGGAGGAGAAGATCCTCAACAGGGAGATAG gttTTGCCATCGggatgcctgtgtgtgagtttgagctGGTGAAGGACCCGGAGGTGCAGGACTTCCGTCGGTCAATACTGAGCGTGTGCAGAGAGGCCatggaggagcgggaggccgGGGGGGCTCCTAGCCTGGCCCTCTACGTGTACCCCCCCAACGTGGAGTCCTCCCCCGAACTACCCCAACACATCTACTACAAACTGGACAAGG GAAGGCTAATGGTCACCATCTGGGTGATTGTTAGTCCATCCAACTCTAAACAGAAATACACTCTGAAG gtgagCCACGACAGTCTGCCAGAGCAGCTGATAGCGGAGTCTATCAGGAAGAAGACTCGCTCCATGCACCTGTCAGCCCAGCAGCTGAGACTGTGTGTCCTGGAGTACCAGGGACAGTACATACtgaag GTGTGTGGATGCGACGAGTATCTCTTGGAGAAGTACCCTCTAAGTCAGTACAAG tacATCCGGTCCTGTATAACTGTGGGTCGTCTTCCTCACCTGATGCTGGTCTCCAAGGAGAGCCTGTACTCCCAGCTGCCAGAGTCGGGCTTTGTCATGCCCTCGTACAG TCGCAGGACCCCCCAGCCGTCCCCATGTCCAGGGGGAGACCCTACCTCTCCTCCCAGGAGTCTGTGGGCCTTCAACAACCTGCTGAGGGTCCGGCTGCTCTGCGCCACCTATGTTAACGTCAACATCCGAGACATCGACAAG atcTATGTCAGGACCGGTATTTATCACGGTGGAGAACCACTTTGTGACAACGTCAACACACAAAGGGTCCCTTGCTCTAAccccag GTGGAATGAGTGGCTGTCCTATGATATCTACATGGCTGATATCCCTCGCTCAGCCagactctgtctctccatctgctcTGTGAAGGGAAGGAAAGGAGCTAAGGAG gAGCATTGTCCTCTAGCGTGGGGCAATGTGAATCTGTTTGACTATAAGGACACGATGGTGAGTGGGAAGGTGGCTCTGAGTCTGTGGCCAGTTCCCCACGGCCTGGAGGACCTGCTCAACCCCATCGGAGTCGCTGGTTCCAACCCCAACAAG gAGACTCCCTGTGTGGAGTTGGAGTTCTGCTGGTTCAACCAGACGGTTGTATTTCCAGACGACCAACAGATTGAAGAACATGCCAACTGGACCATCAGCAGAGAGCTGGGCCTCACCTACTGTCTG AGTGTGTCCGCAGCCGAGGTGGAGCAGCTCCAGAGTCTGTGCTCTAAAGACCCGCTGTATGAACTCTCAGAGCAGGAGAAGGACTTCCTCTGGAGACACAG acacTACTGTGTTAATATCCCAGAGTCCCTCCCCAAACTGCTGCTGTCTGTCAAGTGGAACTCCAGAGACGAAGTCTCACAG atgTACTGTCTGCTGAAGGACTGGCCATTGATGCAGCCAGAGTCTGCCTTGGAGCTGTTGGACTGTAACTTTCCTGAGCCCGTTGTCCGAGAGTTCGCCCTACGCTGCCTTCTCCAGGGTCTGAGTGACGACAAGCTGTCACAATACCTACTGCAGCTGGTCCAG GTACTGAAGTATGAGATGTACCTGGACAACCCTCTGGCTCGCTTCCTGATCAAGAAAGCTTTGACCAATCAGAGGATAGGACACTTCTTCTTCTGGCATCTCAA gtCAGAAATGCACAACAAGACAGTGTCGCGTCGTTTTGGTTTGCTCCTTGAAGCGTTCTGCAGATCCTGTGGGATGTACCTGAAGCACCTGAACAGACAG gtagagGCTATGGATAAACTTGTGAACCTGACAGACACACTGAAACAAGAGAAGAAGGATGAGACCCAGAAG actCAGATGAAGTTCCTGGTTGAACACATGTCCCGTCCGGACTACATGGATGCCCTGCAAGGATTCATCTCTCCTCTGAACCCTGTCCACCAGCTAGGCAACCTCAG gctgGAGGAGTGCAGGATCATGTCGTCAGCCAAGAGACCCCTGTGGCTGAACTGGGAGAACCCGGACATCATGTCAGAGCTCCTCTTCACCAACAACCAGGTCATCTTCAAGAACGGAGACG ACCTACGTCAGGACATGCTGACGTTGCAGATCATTAAGATCATGGAGAACATCTGGCAGAACCAGGGACTGGACCTACG TATGTTGCCGTACGGCTGCCTGTCTATAGGAGACTGCGTGGGGCTCATAGAGGTGGTGAGGAACAGCTACACCATCATGCAGATCCAGTGCAAGGCCGGCCTGAAGGGGGCGCTGCAGTTCAACTCCAACACCCTGCACCACTGGATCAAAGACAAGAACAGAGGAGAGGC GTATGACCGAGCTATAGACCTGTTCACAAGGTCGTGTGCAGGTTACTGCGTGGCCACCTTCATCCTGGGCATCGGAGACCGACACAACTCTAACATCATGGTGAAAGACAATGGACAG CTGTTCCATATAGACTTTGGTCACTTCCTGGACcacaagaagaagaagtttggctacaagagagagagagttccctTCGTCCTTACTCAGGACTTCCTTCTCGTCATCAGCAAGGGCAGCCAGGAGTGTACCAAGACCAAAGAGTTTGACAG GTTCCAGGAGATGTGCTACAAAGCTTACCTGGCCATTCGTCAACACGCCAGTCTCTTCATCAACCTCTTCTCACTGCTGCTGGGTTGCGGGATGCCTGAACTGCAGAGCTTTGATGACATCGCCTACCTCAGGAAGACCCTGGCTCTAG AGAAGACCCAGCAGGAGGCATTGGAGTATTTTACCAAGCAGATGAACGATGCTCACCATGGAGGCTGGAGCACCAAAATGGACTGGATCTTCCACACCATCCGACACATGCCTAATGAACACTAA